A window from Euwallacea fornicatus isolate EFF26 unplaced genomic scaffold, ASM4011564v1 scaffold_78, whole genome shotgun sequence encodes these proteins:
- the LOC136349965 gene encoding uncharacterized protein, translating into MAIGIAMAYRTVPTTAIKLIAGQIPTDLAIEERTMIYERGAGSRAEAKRMLFTKWQRRWDEYEGWTKVFVKDLEKWVSRKFRGLNYCITQALTGHGVFGSYLKRIGKQETERERAQERLGGITAENIAECLQKNEVSWRAVTDMLRGIIGKKGKDERERQNRARAEKNMIGA; encoded by the exons ATGGCCATAGGGATTGCAATGGCATACAGGACAGTCCCGACGACTGCAATAAAGCTAATCGCGGGACAAATACCCACGGACCTCGCAATTGAAGAGAGAACGATGATATACGAAAGGGGAGCGGGCAGTAGAGCTGAAGCTAAAAGGATGCTGTTCACAAAATGGCAGAGAAGATGGGACGAATATGAGGGATGGACGAAAGTCTTCGTCAAAGACCTAGAGAAATGGGTGAGTAGAAAGTTCAGGGGCCTGAACTATTGCATAACTCAGGCCTTGACAGGGCATGGAGTGTTTGGAAGCTACCTAAAGAGAATAGGGAAACAGGAGAC agagagagagagggcgCAAGAGAGACTGGGGGGGATAACTGCGGAAAACATCGCTGAATGTCTGCAAAAGAACGAGGTGAGTTGGAGGGCAGTAACTGACATGCTGCGAGGTATTATAGGCAAGAAAGGAAAGGATGAAAGGGAAAGACAAAATAGAGCAAGAGCAGAAAAGAATATGATTGGAGCATAG